A window of Erpetoichthys calabaricus chromosome 12, fErpCal1.3, whole genome shotgun sequence contains these coding sequences:
- the LOC114663134 gene encoding protein ZBED8-like produces MKRSNIKRHFDTRHTIFASKYPAGDSRKKACQELLCRVQASQQQLRVWTQQGDWNSASFAGALAIVRNGKPFTDGEYAKTFMLDVANELFDDFSDKDKIIKRIKDMPLSARTVHDRTIMMANQIEATQVKDIKAAPFFSLALDESTDVSHLSQFSVIARYAVGDTLREKSLAVLPMKGTTRGEDLFKSFTELTKEKNLPMDKLISVCTDGAPCMVGKNRGFVALLCEHEKRPILSFHCILHQEALCAQMCGEQLGEVMSLVIRVVNFIVSRAVNDLQFKTLLDEVGNSYPGLLLHSNVRWLSRGKVLSRFTACLSEIRTFLEMKNVEHPELANTEWLLKFCYLMDMTEHLNQLNVKMQGVGNTVLSLQQAVFAFENKLELFIPDIETGRLLHFEKLGEFKDACTASDPAQHLDLQQLAGFTSNLLQSFKARFGEFRERTHLFKFITHPHYCAVDSADLSYIPGVSVRDFELQAADLKASDMWVNKFKSLNEDLERLARQQAELASKHKWGEMKKLQPADQLIVKTWNVLPVTYHTLQHVSIAVLTMFGSTYACEQSFSHLKNIKTNLRSRLTDGSLNACMKLNLSTYQPDYKAISKTMQHQKSHNGKKYFIHHWLATA; encoded by the coding sequence ATGAAACGGTCAAATATAAAGCGGCACTTCGACACACGCCATACTATATTTGCATCGAAATATCCTGCGGGTGACAGCAGGAAGAAAGCATGTCAAGAGCTACTGTGCAGAGTGCAAGCTAGTCAGCAGCAACTCCGTGTTTGGACCCAACAAGGTGACTGGAATTCGGCTAGCTTTGCTGGTGCTTTAGCAATTGTGAGAAACGGAAAGCCATTCACAGATGGAGAGTATGCCAAAACATTCATGCTTGATGTTGCCAATGAACTTTTTGACGACTTTTCAGATAAAGACAAGATAATCAAACGAATAAAAGACATGCCTCTGTCGGCAAGAACTGTTCACGATCGTACCATCATGATGGCAAATCAAATTGAGGCAACACAAGTGAAGGACATAAAGGCAGCACCATTCTTTTCTCTCGCTTTGGATGAGTCAACAGACGTAAGCCATTTATCCCAGTTCAGCGTGATTGCAAGGTATGCTGTCGGTGACACACTACGTGAGAAAAGTCTTGCTGTTTTGCCTATGAAAGGGACAACAAGAGGGGAGGATTTATTCAAGTCTTTCACTGAGCtcactaaagaaaaaaatctaccgATGGATAAACTTATTTCGGTGTGTACTGATGGTGCTCCGTGCATGGTGGGGAAAAACAGAGGATTCGTAGCGCTTCTTTGTGAACATGAAAAGAGACCCATCCTAAGTTTTCACTGCATCCTACATCAGGAGGCGCTTTGTGCTCAGATGTGTGGCGAGCAGCTTGGTGAGGTGATGTCGCTGGTCATTCGGGTGGTCAACTTTATTGTTTCCCGAGCTGTAAATGATCTCCAGTTTAAAACACTGCTGGATGAAGTTGGGAATAGTTATCCTGGTCTGCTTCTGCACAGCAATGTGCGTTGGTTGTCAAGAGGGAAGGTGCTCAGCCGTTTCACAGCTTGTCTGAGCGAAATCCGGACTTTTCTTGAAATGAAAAACGTTGAGCATCCTGAGTTAGCTAACACTGAGTGGCTCCTGAAGTTCTGCTATCTCATGGACATGACTGAACATCTGAACCAGCTCAATGTGAAAATGCAGGGCGTTGGAAATACAGTCTTATCCCTTCAACAAGCAGTGTTTGCATTTGAAAACAAGCTAGAACTCTTCATCCCCGACATTGAAACAGGTCGTTTACTACACTTTGAAAAACTGGGAGAGTTTAAAGATGCATGCACAGCAAGTGACCCTGCTCAACATCTTGATCTTCAGCAGCTAGCGGGCTTCACATCTAATCTCCTGCAGTCATTCAAAGCGCGCTTTGGAGAATTTCGTGAGCGCACCCATCTTTTTAAGTTCATCACCCATCCACACTACTGTGCAGTGGACAGCGCCGACCTGAGTTACATCCCCGGTGTCTCCGTCAGAGATTTTGAGCTACAAGCTGCTGACCTGAAGGCCTCAGACATGTGGGTGAATAAGTTCAAGTCACTGAATGAAGATTTGGAAAGACTTGCACGACAGCAAGCAGAGTTGGCGAGCAAACACAAGTGGGGAGAAATGAAAAAACTTCAACCTGCGGACCAGCTGATTGTCAAAACTTGGAACGTGCTTCCCGTCACATACCACACACTGCAGCATGTGAGTATTGCTGTACTGACAATGTTTGGCTCTACGTATGCATGTGAGCAGTCTTTCTCACATCTAAAGAACATTAAGACCAACCTACGATCACGTTTAACGGATGGAAGTCTCAACGCCTGCATGAAGCTTAACCTCAGCACGTATCAACCAGACTACAAAGCCATCAGCAAAACCATGCAGCACCAGAAGTCGCATAATGGTAAGAAGTACTTTATTCATCATTGGTTAGCAACAGCATAA